Proteins encoded together in one Lathyrus oleraceus cultivar Zhongwan6 chromosome 5, CAAS_Psat_ZW6_1.0, whole genome shotgun sequence window:
- the LOC127082756 gene encoding UDP-glucose:glycoprotein glucosyltransferase produces MFTFGEASILNGINYLHSPGTMDDLKPVTHIFAVDITLARGIKLLHQGFNYLIEGSKDARVGLLFSGNHTTNLFSLLFVKVFEITTSSYRFAL; encoded by the exons ATGTTTACTTTTGGAGAGGCATCTATACTAAACGGGATTAACTATTTGCATTCTCCTGGAA CAATGGATGATTTGAAGCCCGTGACACATATTTTTGCCGTTGACATCACTTTAGCGAGAGGGATTAAGTTACTTCACCAAGGCTTCAATTATCTG ATAGAAGGGTCCAAAGATGCTCGTGTAGGTCTTCTGTTTAGTGGCAATCATACTACAAATTTATTTAGCCTCCTTTTTGTGAAGGTTTTTGAAATTACTACATCCTCATATAGGTTTGCTTTATAA